DNA sequence from the Candidatus Methylacidiphilales bacterium genome:
TGGGCTGGATGGCGGAGGTGGGTGTGGCCATAAGGGCTTGAAAAATACGCGGTCCAAAGGGAAAGGCACGTTGAAAATGGAACAGAAGCGAACGAAGATGACAGAGCAAGGCAATGAATGATGAATCAGACCAAGCAACCGGTTGCGATGGAAAGCAGGGGACGATCCGCGTGAAAGGTCGCATGAGCCGTCTTGCTTTGGGTGCTGTCCTGCCCTCCCTGGCGATATGGTCACTCGTGCTGGTTTGGCTGAGTCGCGGGGACTCTCCCGGAAGGGCTGTGCTGCGCCTGACGGTTGATCTGCGGAAGCTTCAGGAACAGGCCGAAGTAGGGGAGGTGATCGACGCCTGGCGCGGGGTGCCGGTGCGGAACAACGGGATTCCCTACGACCGCAGCGTGGGCTCGCACCATTCGCCCTCGGGGTATTACTACGGCCGGCAGTGGCAGTGCGTGGAGTTTGTGAAGCGGTTTTACTTCGATGCCAGGGGCCACGCCATGCCCGATGTGATGGGGCACGCCAGGGAGTTTTACGACCCGGCCGTCCCTTCCGGGGAAATCAACGCCAAGCGCGGCATGCGACAGTTTGCCAACGGCGGTTCAGAGCCGCCCCGGTTGGACGACCTGATGGTGTGGACCGAGGGGAGCTACGGCCATGTCGCCGTGGTGTGCAAGGTGGGCGCGGACTTCGTCGAAGTGGTGCAACAGAACGTCCGCCAGGGAAGCCGGCAGCGTTTCAGGCTGGTGCGATCAGGGGAAACAACCCCCACCGTGCGGGTCGAGGGTCCGCGCGACCCGGCCGGCTGGCTGCGAGTGACCGGTCCGGAAAAGTAGAAGGACTTGGATTTGATAAGCCTGCCAGTTGATCAAGAATCAGGCGCGGACTCCGTGCGAATTCGATGATGATTCAGTCGAAGTCCGCGCATCAGCCGCACCGCTTATTGCGGGGTTGGCTGGTTTGTCCGTATTGGCCTTCGGCCAATCCACGGAAGGAAAGGTCTTCATCGAGCTCCGGCCAGTGCAGACCAAAGGGGGAAATCTCAATAGTATTCAATTGCTCCGGTGTGCCAGCTGACAATCGGGGGTTGCCTGCGATAGGAAAACGGATTTCCACGCCACTTTCCATGACGACCACGATATATCCCTCTGCATAAGCAGCTGACTTAGCCCTGTCGAGTAATGTGCTCATTCCACTTTTTGAGTATGTCTTCCTTATGGGATTCTGCAAGTTCTTGCGCCTTGGATAACTCCTTCACTTTCAGGCCGATGGATTCCCTAAGCGCGATCTGATCCTCCAGGACAAAAACAGCCTCCCCTCCGCCATATCTCACATGGACATGAATAGGCAGGTGGTCATTGCTGTAGAAGAAAAACCGATACCCGTCTTGCTCGAAAATCAAAGGCATGAAACAGTTTATTAGGAGTGTCGGCAACAGTCCATACTTCTAGTCGGGACGATCGTGAGAAACGATGCCAGCCGTGCGGCATTCCTCAGTCAGTCATTCAACTGCCAATGCGCACCCATATACGCGTCCCATTCGGCCGAATTGAATCGAAGGCGCCCAGCGACGGGTGAGAAAGCGAATTCCCCGCATAAGATCCGCTGTCCGACAAGGTAAAGGTCCACCCGGACAAATCCAATGTTTTGAGAAAGAACTGAGGCGATTCCAAGCATCTTGTCCAAACACTTGGGCTTTTCGATGTCAGTCTCACGAAAGGCCTCGCGGTAGTTCAAGTCGGTCTTGGACCAACCAGGATCATAGAATGGGTTGATGCCGTGCACCCGGTTGTCAACTTGGATCAGCAAGGGTTTGCCGTTGAAACACCAGAAGCGGTAGTCGAGGGGACCGGACGGCTGTCCGTCCTCCAGATACTCTTCCACCAGAACACGCGGTTTAATATGGGCGTATTGTGCCTCGCGCGAGGCCCAGTAGTAGTTTTCGGCCAGCTTGCGGCGCACCCGGTGAACCACCTCGTCTCGATCCATTTTGTCCTCTGCATCGAGCACCAAGGCGCTGCCACAGTCATGATTTGTTTTGACCACACACTTCTTCGGCATTTTTTCAAACGGCAACTTCCCCGGATCCGACCCATGCCAGAGCAATGGTACAAGGTACTCGGAACCGACCCGTTTTCGGATGTATTCCCTCGCGGCGTACTTGTCCGCCAACTGAGCAAACAGAGGATTGTGCCGACGGTGCAGGTTGAGCATGCGACGGCATAGCTTTTCCGTAAATGTGGTGACGTTCTTGCTGTCGAAACGGTAGCCGTGGATTTGTTCAAAGACCGCGAGAATATGAGCCTGACCTTCCCATCGCCGAAGCGCCCATCTCCTGAGGAGGCCCACCTGCTGAATCCACGACATGATCAGGATCTCCTTTGTGGGTGATGCAAAAAGGATGAAAGCGCATGGTACATGGTTCTGCCTCGGAGCAGATTAGCTCTGTCGAGCGGCCTCTGTCCCCATCTTTTTTCCTTCCACTTGTG
Encoded proteins:
- a CDS encoding CHAP domain-containing protein, coding for MSRLALGAVLPSLAIWSLVLVWLSRGDSPGRAVLRLTVDLRKLQEQAEVGEVIDAWRGVPVRNNGIPYDRSVGSHHSPSGYYYGRQWQCVEFVKRFYFDARGHAMPDVMGHAREFYDPAVPSGEINAKRGMRQFANGGSEPPRLDDLMVWTEGSYGHVAVVCKVGADFVEVVQQNVRQGSRQRFRLVRSGETTPTVRVEGPRDPAGWLRVTGPEK
- a CDS encoding DUF2442 domain-containing protein, translating into MSTLLDRAKSAAYAEGYIVVVMESGVEIRFPIAGNPRLSAGTPEQLNTIEISPFGLHWPELDEDLSFRGLAEGQYGQTSQPRNKRCG
- a CDS encoding DUF4160 domain-containing protein encodes the protein MPLIFEQDGYRFFFYSNDHLPIHVHVRYGGGEAVFVLEDQIALRESIGLKVKELSKAQELAESHKEDILKKWNEHITRQG
- a CDS encoding ATP-grasp fold amidoligase family protein; protein product: MGLLRRWALRRWEGQAHILAVFEQIHGYRFDSKNVTTFTEKLCRRMLNLHRRHNPLFAQLADKYAAREYIRKRVGSEYLVPLLWHGSDPGKLPFEKMPKKCVVKTNHDCGSALVLDAEDKMDRDEVVHRVRRKLAENYYWASREAQYAHIKPRVLVEEYLEDGQPSGPLDYRFWCFNGKPLLIQVDNRVHGINPFYDPGWSKTDLNYREAFRETDIEKPKCLDKMLGIASVLSQNIGFVRVDLYLVGQRILCGEFAFSPVAGRLRFNSAEWDAYMGAHWQLND